A single genomic interval of Lathyrus oleraceus cultivar Zhongwan6 chromosome 7, CAAS_Psat_ZW6_1.0, whole genome shotgun sequence harbors:
- the LOC127103754 gene encoding uncharacterized protein LOC127103754: MNLSIVTGGSLMDKPYDEAYELIENMDQNHFQWGGERAIVEKLTPKGGMYEVNGIDSINAKVDALTQKIESLSITPAAAITAITPNCELCGTPGHTNVNFHLLAGVPIDQINYAKGNPYSNTYNPGWRNHPKISYRSINVLFPPNPAPAVPPGYQKGASVAPQAPRKSNLEIMLENFINV; the protein is encoded by the coding sequence ATGAATTTAAGCATTGTCACTGGCGGTTCTCTAATGGACAAACCATATGACGAAGCTTATGAACTCATAGAGAACATGGATCAAAATCATTTCCAATGGGGAGGTGAACGTGCTATTGTTGAAAAACTAACTCCAAAAGGCGGAATGTACGAAGTTAATGGCATAGACAGCATCAATGCTAAAGTGGATGCGCTTACTCAAAAGATTGAAAGCTTGTCCATAACACCAGCAGCCGCCATAACTGCTATAACACCAAACTGTGAATTATGCGGAACCCCTGGGCACACTAATGTTAATTTTCATTTATTGGCTGGTGTCCCGATCGACCAAATAAACTATGCTAAAGGAAACCCATACTCAAATACTTATAATCCTGGATGGAGAAACCATCCAAAAATTTCCTATAGAAGTATCAATGTTTTGTTTCCACCAAACCCAGCACCTGCTGTTCCACCTGGCTATCAGAAAGGAGCCTCAGTTGCTCCACAAGCACCTAGAAAGTCAAATCTAGAGATCATGCTGGAAAACTTTATAAATGTCTAA